A stretch of the Aggregicoccus sp. 17bor-14 genome encodes the following:
- the dctA gene encoding C4-dicarboxylate transporter DctA — protein sequence MGSVHAAGAGAAPLRRLPWYRQLYVQVLVAIALGVLLGALAPETAKSLKWLGDAFIALIKMMIAPVIFCTIVHGIASMGDLKRVGRVGLKALLYFEAVSTLALLAGILVGELVKPGAGFGADPKTLDPTAVATYASAAAKMTPVAHVLAIIPKSYFDALAGGELLQVLLVAILTGVVITRMGEHAAPVTRAIHTAGQIFFRIIGLVVKLAPLGAFGAMAFTIGQYGIGKLGNLVGLVLTFYAASALFVVVVLGVIARLVGFSIFRFIAYIKDELLIVLGTSSSETVLPQMMLKMEAAGASESVVGLVIPTGYSFNLDGTNIYMTLATLFLAQAVGAHLTFGQYATIILVAMLTSKGASGVTGAGFITLAATLAAIPNNPVPVAAMALVLGIDKFMSECRALTNLVGNGVATLVVSAWEGELDREKLRHLGGVVPEPLASSERAPR from the coding sequence ATGGGCAGCGTGCACGCAGCAGGGGCGGGAGCGGCGCCGCTCCGCCGTCTTCCCTGGTACCGGCAGCTCTACGTGCAGGTGCTGGTGGCCATCGCGCTCGGCGTGCTGCTGGGCGCGCTCGCGCCCGAGACGGCCAAGAGCCTCAAGTGGCTGGGGGACGCGTTCATCGCCCTCATCAAGATGATGATCGCCCCGGTCATCTTCTGCACCATCGTGCACGGCATCGCCTCGATGGGAGACCTCAAGCGGGTGGGGCGCGTGGGGCTCAAGGCGCTGCTCTACTTCGAGGCGGTGTCCACGCTCGCGCTGCTCGCGGGCATCCTCGTGGGCGAGCTGGTGAAGCCGGGCGCGGGCTTCGGCGCGGACCCGAAGACGCTGGACCCCACTGCGGTGGCCACCTACGCGAGCGCCGCGGCGAAGATGACGCCGGTGGCGCACGTGCTCGCCATCATCCCGAAGAGCTACTTCGATGCGCTCGCGGGAGGTGAACTCCTCCAGGTCTTGCTCGTCGCCATCCTCACCGGCGTGGTCATCACCCGGATGGGAGAGCACGCCGCGCCGGTGACGCGGGCCATCCACACGGCGGGGCAGATCTTCTTCCGCATCATCGGGCTGGTGGTGAAGCTCGCGCCCCTGGGGGCCTTCGGCGCCATGGCCTTCACCATCGGCCAGTACGGCATCGGGAAGCTGGGCAACCTGGTGGGGCTGGTGCTGACCTTCTACGCGGCGAGCGCGCTCTTCGTCGTCGTGGTGCTCGGCGTCATCGCGCGGCTCGTCGGCTTCTCCATCTTCCGCTTCATCGCGTACATCAAGGACGAGCTGCTCATCGTGCTGGGCACCTCGTCCTCGGAGACGGTGCTGCCGCAGATGATGCTGAAGATGGAGGCTGCGGGGGCCTCCGAGTCGGTGGTGGGGCTGGTCATCCCCACCGGCTACAGCTTCAACCTGGACGGCACGAACATCTACATGACCTTGGCCACCCTGTTCCTCGCGCAGGCGGTGGGCGCGCACCTGACCTTCGGTCAGTACGCGACCATCATCCTGGTGGCGATGCTCACCTCCAAGGGCGCCTCGGGCGTGACGGGCGCGGGCTTCATCACGCTCGCGGCGACGCTGGCCGCCATCCCCAACAACCCGGTGCCCGTGGCCGCGATGGCGCTGGTGCTGGGCATCGACAAGTTCATGAGCGAGTGCCGCGCGCTCACGAACCTGGTGGGCAACGGGGTGGCGACCCTGGTGGTGAGCGCCTGGGAGGGTGAGCTCGACCGCGAGAAGCTGCGGCACCTGGGCGGCGTCGTGCCCGAGCCGCTCGCCTCGTCCGAGAGGGCGCCGAGGTAG
- a CDS encoding response regulator: MPPPPNAEGLDLLTPGLVHEMRHPLLGIKAGLQFLERRLGESLSGLEEWSLVKGQLGRLEELFRNYEEFLHPEMVQPAPFEVHEAMGRALMLLRFQLRKLGPRFTVEGDEPGRRARGTPTALVHALTNVLANALDALAEAGGTGRLALRTLTLADGALEVRVSDEGPGIPPDLAESIFEPRFTTKPPGKGSGLGLSVARHMLASAGGSICLVQPGDPLRLAWARTEFAIHLPSADAPPEEAVAEAVPAQGPLRVLVVDDEEVLLQVYQQLLEEEGMQVATAPSGEGALAQLGTARFDLLLTDKNMPGMDGLELAGRARQLAPHMAVVMVTAYGSADSAQRLRELGAEDYLTKPFDLEALGLRLRAAVARRRQRLAAAASSGPAGSEPRGPVAVVLREEAQRRAVGAALEALQRAVVQAPGVEEALAAGPHALVVGAGSLTPPALLALWRAQAAGRRLQLVVQREGASEREAAAVLSAGACAELPRAALPETLQVALALALGPQVPR; this comes from the coding sequence ATGCCTCCTCCCCCCAATGCCGAGGGCCTGGACCTGCTCACGCCCGGGCTCGTCCACGAGATGCGCCACCCGCTGCTGGGCATCAAGGCGGGGCTGCAGTTCCTCGAGCGCCGCCTGGGCGAGAGCCTCTCGGGCCTCGAGGAGTGGTCGCTGGTGAAGGGGCAGCTGGGAAGGCTCGAGGAGCTGTTCCGCAACTACGAGGAGTTCCTCCACCCGGAGATGGTGCAGCCCGCGCCCTTCGAGGTGCACGAGGCGATGGGGCGCGCGCTGATGCTGCTGCGCTTCCAGCTGCGCAAGCTGGGCCCGCGCTTCACGGTGGAGGGAGACGAGCCGGGCCGGCGCGCGCGCGGCACGCCCACCGCCCTGGTGCACGCGCTCACCAACGTGCTGGCGAACGCCCTGGACGCGCTCGCGGAGGCGGGCGGCACCGGCCGGCTCGCACTGCGCACGCTCACGCTTGCGGACGGCGCGCTCGAGGTGCGCGTGAGCGACGAGGGCCCCGGAATCCCACCTGACCTCGCGGAGAGCATCTTCGAGCCGCGCTTCACCACGAAGCCGCCCGGCAAGGGCAGCGGCCTGGGCCTGAGCGTCGCGCGGCACATGCTCGCCTCCGCGGGCGGGAGCATCTGCCTCGTGCAGCCAGGAGACCCGCTGCGCCTCGCGTGGGCGCGCACCGAGTTCGCCATCCACCTGCCCAGCGCGGACGCGCCGCCCGAGGAGGCCGTGGCGGAAGCCGTGCCCGCCCAGGGCCCGCTGCGGGTGCTGGTGGTGGACGACGAGGAGGTGCTGCTGCAGGTGTACCAGCAGCTGCTCGAGGAGGAGGGCATGCAGGTGGCGACCGCGCCCTCGGGCGAGGGCGCCCTGGCGCAGCTGGGCACCGCGCGCTTCGACCTGCTGCTCACGGACAAGAACATGCCCGGCATGGACGGGCTGGAGCTCGCGGGCCGCGCGCGCCAGCTCGCCCCGCACATGGCGGTGGTGATGGTGACGGCGTACGGCTCGGCGGACAGTGCCCAGCGCCTGCGCGAGCTGGGGGCCGAGGACTACCTCACCAAGCCCTTCGACCTGGAGGCGCTCGGCCTGCGCCTGCGCGCCGCCGTGGCGCGCCGCCGCCAGCGCCTCGCGGCCGCTGCGTCCTCTGGGCCCGCTGGCTCCGAGCCGCGCGGGCCCGTGGCCGTGGTGCTGCGCGAGGAGGCGCAGCGGCGCGCGGTGGGCGCGGCGCTCGAGGCCCTGCAGCGCGCGGTGGTGCAGGCCCCGGGCGTGGAGGAGGCGCTCGCCGCGGGGCCGCACGCGCTGGTGGTGGGCGCGGGCAGCCTCACGCCGCCCGCCCTGCTCGCGCTGTGGCGCGCGCAGGCGGCCGGCCGCAGGCTGCAGCTGGTGGTGCAGCGCGAGGGCGCGAGCGAGCGCGAGGCGGCCGCGGTGCTCTCCGCCGGCGCCTGCGCGGAGCTGCCCCGGGCCGCGCTCCCCGAGACGCTGCAGGTGGCGCTCGCGCTCGCGCTGGGCCCCCAGGTGCCGCGATGA
- a CDS encoding response regulator, with the protein MSPRFDPSRGCVLVVDDEASVRYVILRVLEDLGVRAVEASTAAEARAAAQVERFACALIDKNLIGESGLELLRWLRAEQPACLAVVMTAYGNLESSIEALRLGAWDYLLKPFDLDGLTHRIGRALEQHQLAEDHERLQGSVRQSDRLISLGTLAAGIVHELNNPLTYVLANLEYLHRELPRATAEVQEAQRAGDALGARLQRLTQVLTETRDGAERMRQLVRDVRTFARPDEDAQRSVDVRAALEATLKMASLHLRQRAQLERDYEDVPPVRGSEAKLGQLLLNLLVNAAQAIPPGNPLEHKVRVRLARAPGERVVIEVQDTGCGIAPEHLPRLFQPFFTTKPAGQGTGLGLSICKSIVDELGGSLQVSSSVGQGTTFRVELPGLSAAAPQKRESVVVMDRSTRRGRVLVADDDEAVGTALARLLEREHDVEAVTRGQQVLAAVEAGERYDAIVLDLQMPDLTGMDVFARLQQVAPEQAERVLFVTADTFSQGVQAFTERHADRVLEKPHHAQSLKRLLRAVVG; encoded by the coding sequence ATGAGCCCTCGCTTCGACCCCTCCCGCGGATGTGTGCTCGTCGTCGATGACGAGGCCTCCGTCCGCTACGTCATCCTGCGGGTGCTCGAGGACCTGGGGGTGAGGGCCGTGGAGGCCTCCACCGCGGCCGAGGCGCGCGCCGCGGCGCAGGTGGAGCGCTTCGCCTGCGCCCTCATCGACAAGAACCTCATCGGCGAGAGCGGGCTGGAGCTCTTGCGCTGGCTGCGCGCGGAGCAGCCCGCGTGCCTCGCCGTGGTGATGACGGCGTACGGCAACCTGGAGAGCTCCATCGAGGCGCTGCGGCTGGGCGCCTGGGACTACCTGCTCAAGCCCTTCGACCTGGACGGCCTCACGCACCGCATCGGCCGGGCGCTCGAGCAGCACCAGCTGGCCGAGGACCACGAGCGGCTGCAGGGCTCGGTGCGCCAGAGCGACCGGCTCATCTCGCTGGGCACGCTCGCGGCCGGCATCGTGCACGAGCTGAACAACCCGCTCACCTACGTGCTCGCCAACCTCGAGTACCTCCATCGCGAGCTCCCGCGCGCGACCGCGGAGGTACAGGAGGCCCAGAGGGCGGGCGACGCGCTGGGGGCACGCCTGCAGCGCCTCACGCAGGTGCTCACCGAGACGCGCGACGGAGCCGAGCGCATGCGGCAGCTGGTGCGCGACGTGCGCACCTTCGCGCGGCCCGACGAGGACGCGCAGCGCAGCGTGGACGTGCGCGCCGCGCTCGAGGCCACGCTGAAGATGGCCAGCCTGCACCTGCGCCAGCGCGCGCAGCTCGAGCGCGACTACGAAGACGTGCCGCCGGTGCGCGGTAGCGAGGCGAAGCTGGGGCAGCTGCTGCTCAACCTGCTCGTCAACGCGGCCCAGGCCATCCCGCCCGGCAACCCCCTGGAGCACAAGGTGCGGGTGCGGCTCGCGCGCGCGCCGGGCGAACGCGTCGTCATCGAGGTGCAGGACACGGGCTGCGGCATCGCGCCCGAGCACCTGCCGCGCCTCTTCCAGCCCTTCTTCACCACCAAGCCCGCGGGCCAGGGCACCGGCCTGGGCCTCTCCATCTGCAAGTCCATCGTGGACGAGCTGGGCGGCAGCCTCCAGGTCAGCAGCAGCGTGGGCCAGGGCACCACCTTCCGGGTGGAGCTGCCGGGCCTCTCCGCCGCCGCGCCCCAGAAGCGCGAGAGCGTGGTGGTGATGGACCGCAGCACCCGGCGGGGGCGCGTGCTGGTGGCGGACGACGACGAGGCGGTGGGCACGGCGCTCGCGCGGCTGCTCGAGCGCGAGCACGACGTGGAGGCCGTCACCCGCGGCCAGCAAGTGCTCGCAGCCGTGGAGGCCGGCGAGCGCTACGACGCGATCGTGCTCGACCTGCAGATGCCGGACCTCACCGGCATGGACGTCTTCGCGCGGCTGCAGCAGGTGGCGCCCGAGCAGGCCGAGCGCGTGCTCTTCGTCACGGCGGACACCTTCAGTCAGGGCGTGCAGGCCTTCACCGAGCGCCACGCGGACCGCGTGCTGGAGAAGCCCCACCACGCCCAGTCCCTCAAGCGCCTCCTGCGCGCGGTGGTGGGCTAG
- a CDS encoding ATP-binding protein yields MSFRLKLLLVLVVTGVGPVLLLGLFTFFANRDHLRETAGRLQLQAAVDIARSTGRDVLRGVDDLRASGDYLGLERLQPEQVGSVLAIPYRQLRAVSALAVLDGRGNAVAPAVYTPVERPVPGRTAMDAGALEAFSSHVPFTAAMASRAAVGPPYAPPGAADARVALAVRLGTDGEAPARLLVAELALQQLGERLREAAGSGGRALLVDASGAPVTRVTAGASGEGALSEGELALVRVGLRDQAPAMRAVQDAAGREWLAAFAPVPDLGWGVLVTRSAEVAYGPAQSVRRYTLFGTALALLAAAALGLVLAREVSAPLARLAGAVEALGEGRYDTPVPVTSSDEVGQLGRALAHMAQEVRRRDGEIRTWGEQLQQRVDEKTRELQEAHAQVARSRHLAGLGSLAAGVAHELNNPLTGVIGLAGLLRREVKGPPGEKMISALLEQAQRIATIARRVREMVDQERQGAGVRFSLLQPVRAALEELQPALDARPNVSLVLELPEEQTGDVGEDALEVEGHPESLKQLVTHLVQNALTAMQERGGQLTVGCGAGAPGALRLWVADTGCGIPERLRERIFDPFFTTKAESNRLGLGLSLCHQIVDAHHGRIRVESTEGVGSTFTVLLPQAAEGAHLQ; encoded by the coding sequence ATGTCCTTCCGCCTCAAACTCCTGCTCGTGCTGGTGGTGACCGGAGTGGGCCCGGTGCTGCTCCTCGGCCTCTTCACCTTCTTCGCGAACCGCGACCACCTGCGCGAGACGGCGGGGCGGCTGCAGCTGCAGGCGGCGGTGGACATCGCGCGCTCCACGGGGCGCGACGTGCTGCGCGGCGTGGACGACCTGCGCGCCTCCGGCGACTACCTCGGCCTCGAGCGCCTGCAGCCGGAGCAGGTGGGCTCCGTGCTCGCCATCCCCTACCGCCAGCTGCGCGCGGTGAGTGCGCTCGCCGTGCTGGACGGGCGCGGCAACGCCGTGGCGCCCGCGGTGTACACGCCCGTCGAGCGGCCCGTGCCCGGCCGCACCGCCATGGATGCGGGCGCGCTGGAGGCCTTCTCCAGCCACGTGCCCTTCACGGCCGCGATGGCGAGCCGCGCCGCCGTGGGCCCTCCCTACGCCCCGCCCGGCGCGGCGGACGCGCGCGTGGCGCTCGCGGTGCGCCTGGGGACGGACGGCGAGGCCCCGGCGCGCCTGCTGGTGGCGGAGCTCGCGCTGCAGCAGCTGGGCGAGCGGCTGCGCGAGGCGGCCGGCAGCGGCGGCCGCGCGCTGCTGGTGGATGCGAGCGGCGCGCCGGTGACGCGTGTGACGGCGGGCGCTTCCGGCGAGGGCGCGCTGAGCGAGGGCGAGCTCGCGCTGGTGCGCGTGGGCCTGCGCGACCAGGCGCCCGCGATGCGCGCGGTGCAGGACGCCGCGGGGCGCGAGTGGCTCGCCGCCTTCGCACCGGTGCCGGACCTGGGCTGGGGTGTGCTCGTCACCCGCAGCGCCGAAGTGGCCTACGGACCGGCGCAGAGCGTGCGCCGCTACACGCTCTTCGGCACCGCGCTCGCGCTGCTCGCCGCCGCCGCGCTGGGCCTCGTGCTAGCGCGCGAGGTGAGCGCCCCGCTCGCGCGGCTCGCGGGCGCGGTGGAGGCGCTGGGCGAGGGCCGCTACGACACCCCCGTGCCCGTCACCTCCTCGGACGAGGTGGGGCAGCTCGGGCGCGCGCTCGCGCACATGGCCCAGGAGGTGCGCCGGCGCGACGGGGAGATCCGCACCTGGGGCGAGCAGCTGCAGCAGCGCGTGGACGAGAAGACGCGCGAGCTGCAGGAGGCGCACGCGCAGGTGGCCCGCAGCCGCCACCTCGCCGGCCTGGGCTCGCTCGCGGCCGGCGTGGCCCACGAGCTGAACAACCCCCTCACCGGCGTCATCGGGCTCGCGGGGCTCCTGCGCCGCGAGGTGAAGGGGCCGCCGGGCGAGAAGATGATCTCCGCGCTGCTCGAGCAGGCCCAGCGCATCGCCACCATCGCGCGGCGCGTGCGCGAGATGGTGGACCAGGAGCGCCAGGGCGCCGGCGTGCGCTTCAGCCTCCTGCAGCCGGTGCGCGCCGCGCTCGAGGAGCTGCAGCCCGCGCTCGACGCGCGCCCCAACGTCTCGCTCGTGCTCGAGCTGCCTGAAGAGCAGACCGGAGACGTGGGGGAGGACGCGCTCGAGGTGGAGGGCCACCCGGAGAGCCTCAAGCAGCTCGTCACCCACCTCGTGCAGAACGCGCTCACCGCCATGCAGGAGCGCGGCGGGCAGCTCACGGTGGGCTGCGGCGCGGGCGCGCCCGGGGCCTTGCGCCTCTGGGTGGCCGACACCGGCTGCGGCATCCCGGAGCGGCTGCGCGAGCGCATCTTCGATCCCTTCTTCACCACCAAGGCCGAGTCGAACCGCCTGGGGCTGGGGCTCTCGCTCTGCCACCAGATCGTCGACGCCCACCACGGCCGCATCCGCGTGGAGAGCACCGAGGGGGTGGGCTCCACCTTCACCGTGCTGCTTCCCCAGGCGGCGGAAGGAGCACACCTCCAGTGA
- a CDS encoding FecR domain-containing protein: MSPGTRKDGSGAGRLLALSAVCLLAVALLGLWTFRRFVAEPEGGPALSPSPVPPVAQAAPSAKPELVVTALEGTVERGAAGRWQPVRVGEVVAPEQTLRTAARAHAELSVGGEGARLVLPERSELQVGGLTRASHRFRLTRGRVQVDYAPEGAREVRIESDSGAVAQASGARFWMLASGTVVAVAAERGLVNLSAAGREVQVREGQQAVVVKGGAPQAPTAIPLDVLLSVARTAQRSGACAVVEGRVEPGSELLVDGEPMAVVADGRFRLTLPQRGSAREALLVVKDPRGKTREQRIACLTQAPEDDPTASVRIDWTQ; the protein is encoded by the coding sequence ATGAGCCCCGGCACGCGAAAGGATGGGAGCGGGGCCGGGCGGCTGCTCGCGCTCTCCGCGGTGTGCCTGCTGGCGGTGGCGCTGCTCGGACTCTGGACCTTCCGCCGCTTCGTGGCGGAGCCCGAGGGAGGGCCCGCGCTCTCGCCCTCGCCGGTGCCCCCGGTCGCGCAGGCCGCGCCTTCCGCGAAGCCCGAGCTGGTGGTGACGGCGCTGGAGGGCACCGTGGAGCGCGGCGCGGCGGGCCGCTGGCAGCCGGTGCGCGTGGGCGAGGTGGTGGCGCCGGAGCAGACCCTGCGCACCGCGGCGCGCGCGCACGCAGAGCTGTCGGTGGGCGGCGAGGGGGCGCGACTCGTGCTGCCCGAGCGCTCCGAGCTGCAGGTGGGCGGGCTCACCCGCGCCTCCCACCGCTTCCGCCTCACCCGCGGCCGCGTGCAGGTGGACTACGCACCCGAGGGCGCGCGCGAGGTGCGCATCGAGAGCGACAGCGGCGCGGTGGCCCAGGCCAGCGGCGCGCGCTTCTGGATGCTCGCCTCGGGCACCGTGGTGGCGGTGGCCGCCGAGCGCGGCCTCGTCAACCTCTCGGCGGCCGGCCGCGAGGTGCAGGTGCGCGAGGGCCAGCAGGCGGTGGTGGTGAAGGGCGGCGCCCCGCAGGCGCCCACCGCCATCCCCTTGGACGTGCTGCTCTCGGTGGCGCGCACCGCGCAGCGGTCCGGCGCCTGCGCGGTGGTGGAGGGGCGCGTGGAGCCGGGCAGCGAGTTGCTCGTGGATGGCGAGCCCATGGCGGTCGTCGCCGACGGCCGCTTCCGCCTCACGCTCCCGCAGCGCGGCAGCGCGCGCGAGGCCCTGCTGGTGGTGAAGGACCCGCGCGGCAAGACGCGCGAGCAGCGCATCGCCTGCCTCACGCAGGCGCCGGAAGACGACCCCACGGCCAGCGTGCGCATCGACTGGACCCAGTGA